CGCATACCTGGACGATCCGGCCGTGCGCCATCATGTGGACGAGGCCGACGGCAACAGCCAGGCATCGTGGATTCCAGGGTTCGGCGGTGATGCCGTTGACGGGATCGCAAGCGCCATTGAGCGGTCCGCTGCAGATATCGGCACCCTTGCGCTCGATAGGTGTCACCGTGCCCGTGAGCCGATCGATGCGTTGCAGGCCACCGCCCCATTCGCCGCCGTTGATGGCGACGTAGAGTGCGCCTTCATCGTCATACGTGGCGCTGACGATACCGGGAGGCAGCGTCCCTTGAAGGTCCACGCTGCGCGTCCGGCCTTGGCCGTCCATCTCGATCAAGCGTGTGTGCGAAAGCAGGGTCGTCATCCCGCTGTCCGCGCACCTCATGGCGATGAGGCGGTCATCATGACGCGGCACATCGCCGGTCGTCGCCCATGTCCCATTGGCGGCGCGCGTTCGAATGGTCCATGCGGTTGCTTCCTCACCGGTGACCACTTGAGGCTGCCCATGGGATACGCACAGGTCGAGCGCGGGTTCGGGAAGATGCTGTGGCTCGCGCTCGCTTCCGGAGGGCTCGATGGCGGACAGTTCACCCGCATCGGAAAGGAGCCAGAGCCGGCCGTCGACAAAGACCGCGCGGATCAACGAGGATTCCTGGCCTGCGCGGACAGGTTCCACCGCATTCGCGCTTCTGGGTAGGAGCAGGGCCCATAGCAGCCCGACGGTGACGAGAGTGGTGGCTCTGGATAACACGGACCATCGCGCAAAGCGTGCCTGCCGCATATCGCCTCCTTGTCGTGCGTCGAGGATAAGCGAGGCCGTGGCGGTTTGCGCGGGGCATGGCCCTGAAAGCAAAACGCCGCCCACGAGGGCGGCGTTTCATCATGCTCGGCACAGCCGGGCCGGCAAAGCGATCACATCTCGCGATCACCCACCAGCACCACATCCGCCGGCCGGCGCGCAAACAGACCCACGGTGACGATGCCGGGAAGCTGGTTGAGGTCGTTTTCCAGCGCCACCGGGTCGGTGATCTGCCAGCCGTGCACGTCGATCACCCAGTTGCCGTTGTCGGTGACCACGCCGTCGCGCCACACCGGGTTGCCGCCGCGCTTGACGATCTCGCGGCCGATCAGGCTGCGCGCCATGGGAATCACTTCGATGGGCAGCGGAAACTTGCCCAGCAGGGGCACCTGCTTGCTCGAATCGATGATGCAGACGAACTTGTCGCTGGCCTCGGCGATGATCTTCTCGCGCGTGAGCGCGGCGCCGCCGCCCTTGATGAGGCGCTTGTGCGGGTCGCATTCGTCGGCGCCATCCACGTAAAGCGTGAGGCGGCCCGTGGCGTTGAGGTCGAGCACGGGAATGCCCACGCGCTTGAGGTGCGCGGTGGACTGCTCCGAGCTGGACACGGCCCCCTGGATGCGATCCTTCAGGTCGGCGAGGGCATCGATGAAGAAGGCAACGGTGGAGCCGGTGCCGACGCCGACGATGGCGCCTTCCTCGACGTAGCGGATGGCGGCTTCACCGGCCTGGCGTTTTTCGTTGGCGCTCATGGGCGTTTGTTCCAATAAGGGATGAAAGCGTTATTCCATGGCCAGGATGTGGCGCCATTCCTCGGCACCCACCGGCATGACGGAGAGTCGGTTGCCCTTGCGCACCAGCGCCATCTCGGCGAGTGCGGGGTCGGCCTGCAGTTCCTTGAGCGTGATGGTGCGCTTGAGCTTCTTCACGAACTTCACGTCCACCAGTATCCAGCGCGGGTTGTCTCGCGAGCTGGCGGCATCGAAGTACTTGCTCTTGGGGTCGAACTGGCTGGGATCGGGGTACGCGTCGGTGGCGACTTCGGCCACGCCGACGATGCCCGGTTGATCGCAGTTGGAATGGTAGAAGAACACCTTGTCACCCACGCGCATGCCGTCGCGCATGAAATTGCGCGCCTGGTAGTTGCGTACGCCGTCCCAGTGCTCCTGGCCTTTTTTCTTCAGGTCGTCGATGGAGAAGGCATCCGGCTCGGACTTCATCAGCCAATACTGGGTGTTCTTGCTCATGCGTGGGCTTCTCCGTCCTTGCCGGTGGCGTGGCAGTCGATCAGTTCCTGATCGGTGGCGATGAAATCGAGCGGCACGTCCCAGGGTTCGTCGTCGATCTCGGGCAGCTCCTGGAACGCATAGGCAATGCCGACCAGCAGTGGCTCGGTGGGGCGTACCTGCTCGTTGAGGAAGGCGAACGCCCGGTCGTAGTAGCCGCCGCCCGTGCCCAGGCGGTTGCCGCGTCGGTCGAAGGCGGTCAGCGGCACAAGCACCAGGTCGAGCTGGAAAGGTTCCAGCAGTTCGCGGGGCTGGGCCGGTTCGGGGATGCCGTAGCGGTTGGGCTGAACGTCCTCGCCGGACTGCCAGGGCGCAAAGCGCAACTGGTGGTTGGGGCCGATCACCGGCAACAGGAACTGCTGGCCGCGGGTGGCCAGCGGCGGAATCACCAGGTTCAGCGGCAGCTCGCCGTCGCAGGCCCAGTAGCCGGCTACACGGGCGTCCGTCAGGTACTCGGGGAGCTGTTCCAGGCTGCGGCGCAGGCCTTGCGCGGCGGCGATGCGCTGGGCCGGTGTCAGGGCGCGGCGCTGAGTGGCCAGCTGCTGGCGTAACTCGCGTCGCTGGGCGTTGGCGTCCACGTTCGCGTCTCCTGCTGTGCGAGCCCCCTAGAACTTGCGGCGCCCGTAGGCGCCGCAAGTAGGGAAAAGGTGGCGTTAACCGCGATGCCGCTGCCCACCGAACGACCTTGATCCACGATGGATCAGGTGGGAGGGCGACATGGTCTCAAGGCTTTCCGCACGCGGCGGACATGCACAACAACCGATGAAAAGCCGACCCGGGGCCGTATTTAGGAACAAGGCAAATGTAAGAGTGTGCTGGCGCACACCGCAGAAAACGCCGTGGACTATTTTATGTGGGCGTCGAGTGCCGCTTCAAGCTTGCGTCGCAATGCAGCGATGCCGTCGGTCACGCTCTGATCAGAACCGGTGTGCTGCTTGCGCAGGGCGAGGAATTCGTGCGTGACGCTGATGGCGGCCAGCACGGCCAGGCGGTCGAAGCCCGGCGCCTTCGCGTTGGCACGCAATTCGCGCATCTTGCGGTCGAGGTAGGCGGCCGATTCCAGCAGGCCGTCGCGCTCTTCCGGCGCGCAGGCGATCAGGAATTCACGGTCCACCAGCCGCAGGGCGACCGGTTCGTTGGCAGTGGTGCCCATGTTGGTCTCAGCCATTGTTCTCAAGCGCCTTCAGTCGCTGGATCATTGCCTCGACGCGGCTGCGCGCCTGTTCGTTGCGTGCCATGAGGCCGGCACGCTCGCTCGCCAGCTGCTCCTGGCTGTGGCGGAGGCTACGGTTTTCTTCGGTGAGACGGCGCACGGCGTCGAGCAGTCGGTCGACCTGTTCACCGAGGGCTGCAAGCTCTTGTTTCACGGGGTCTGCCTTGACGGAATCGGACGCGCTCATGGTTCGGAACTATAGCAGGAGGCCTGCCCAAAGCAGCAGGCGGCCCTACGTTAACCAGCCGGCTGCCGGGCGTTCCGCGAACCAGTGCATGAAGGCGATACTTGTTCAGTGTTGCCTTAAACTCACCCATTGTCTTGAAAGGAGCCATGCCATGACCGCCAACGAGCTGATTGGCTACGACGAACTGGACGCCGCGGCCGCCCGCCTGAAGCTGGCGGAGGATGCCAGTGGCCTGCATGGCTCGCTGTGCGGCTTCCTGGCCTGTGGCGGCCGCATCGGCAAGCAGTCCCTGGTGGAGGCGCTGCACATGGACGCCGAGGCGGCCACGCCGTCCGCCGGCGACCAGGCGCTGCTGGAGCGCCTGGTGAAGCAGACCGAGTCGGAACTGGCCGATCCCGAACTGGGGTTCGAGCCGCTGATGCCGGCCGACGACCGCCCGGTGGCCGAGCGCGCGGACGCCCTGGTCGACTGGTGCCGCGGTTTCCTGGGCGGCTTTGGCCTGGGCGGCGCCGAAACCCACGCCAAGCTGTCCGACGAGGCGCAGGAGATCCTGAAAGACCTGGCCACCATTGCCGCCTCGTCCTTCGAGTTCGGCGACGAAGCCGAAGACGAGGATTCGCTGATCGAAGTCCACGAGTTCGTGCGCATGGGCGCCATGCTGCTGTTTGCCGAGTGTTCGAACCGCAACGGGCCCAGCAACGACACCGTGCATTGAACATTTCGCCTGAAGAATACGCCCGCCGCCGCCGCCAGCTGATGCGCATGGCGGGCGAAGACGCGGTGCTGCTGATCGCCGCCGCGCCCGAGCGCGTGCGTAACGCGGACGCCAATTGGCCGTACCGGCAGGACTCGGACCTGCACTATCTGTCCGGCTTTCCCGAGCCGGATGCCGTGCTGGCCCTGATGCCCGGTCGCAAGCACGGTGAGGCGGTGCTGTTCTGCCGCGAGCGTGACGAAGAACACGAACGCTGGCATGGCGAGTCCATCGGTACCGACCGCGCCGTGAGCGAGCATGGCATGGACGATGCGTTCCCCATCGACGACATCGACGACATCCTGCCGGGCATGATCGAGGGCAGGGCGCGCGTCTATTGCCATTTTGGCCGCGAACCGGAATTCGATGCCCGCCTGCTGGGCTGGATGCGCCGCCTTCGCCAGTTGCGGGGCGGCGGCGTGGTGCCGAAGGAGTTCGTCGCGCTGGGCCATTTACTGCATGACTTGCGTCTGTACAAATCGCGCGGCGAGCTGAAGTTGATGCGTGCCTCTGCGTCCATTGCCGCCGAGGCGCATCACGCGGCGATGCAGGCGGCCCTCGCGGGTCGCCACGAATATGAGGTCGAAGCCGACATCCTGCGCGTGATGCGCAGCCGCGGTGCTGTCCCTGCATTCCCGCCCATCGTGGCAGGTGGCGCGCATGCCTGCGTGATGCATTACACGGCCAACCGGGCCTTGCTGCGCGACGGCGATCTGCTGTTGGTAGATGCCGGCGCGGAAGTGGACTGTTATGCGTCCGACATCACGCGCACGTTCCCGGTGAGCGGGCGCTACAGCCGTGAGCAGCGCGCCCTGTACGAAGTGGTGCTGGCTGCGCAGCTGGCGGCCATCGACGAGGTACTGCCAGGGCGCGCGTTCAACGCCGCGCACGAAGCCGCCGTGCGCGTCATCGCCGAAGGCTTGTGCGCGCTGGGCCTGATCAAGGGTTCGGCGGACGACGCCATCGCCGAAGGCAGCTACAAGCGCTTCTTTCCCGCCAAGACGGGTCATTGGCTTGGCCTGGACGTGCATGACGTGGGCGACTACCGCGTGGACGGCGAGCCGCGTGTGCTCGAGCCCGGCATGGTGGTGACGGTGGAGCCGGGTATCTACGTGTCGCCGGGCGATTTCACCGTGGCCGAGCGCTGGCGCGGCATCGGCATCCGCATCGAGGACGACGTGGCCGTGACCAAGGACGGATGCGACGTGCTGACCGATGGCGTCCCCAAGGATGCGGACGAGATCGAGGCGTTGCTGGCCTCGCGTTGAACACCTCTCCGTCTCCTGTGGGAGCGCACCCTGTGCGCGACTGCTCCGGCTGGTGGCCTGCGGCAGTCGCGCACAGGGTGCGCTCCCACAAGAGCTTTTGCTATTTGCCCGGCGTGCGCGGCTCCTTGCGCCGATGTGCTTCATCCGTCGCGTGCACCTCGTACCACATCGCATTGAGGATGCCGAAGGCGGTGGCGAGGCCCAGGCCGAGAATCCACGAGAAATACCACATGGCGCTGTTCTCCCCTCAGTAACCGTGGCCGGACTGGCGCACGTGGTCCAGCGTGACGCGCCCGCGCATGACGCGGTACACCCAGCTGGTGTAGATGATGATGAGCGGCATGAAGATCACCGTCATGGCTAGCATCAGCCCCAGCGTGCCCTTGCTGGAGGAGGCGTCCCACACCGTCAGGCTGGAGCGTGGATCCAGTCGCGAGGGCAACAGGAACGGGAACAGTGCGAAGCCGGCGGAAAGTATGGTGCCGGCCACCATCAGGCTGCTGGTGATGAAGCAGCCCAGGCCCTTCTTGCCCACCGTGAGCTGTACGCCGATCGCTCCGGCCAGGGCAAGTACCGGTGCAAGCCAGAAGCTCGGGTGCTCCATGTAGCTGGCAAACCAGCTGCTGCCGTGCGCCACCTGCTTGTAGAGCGGATTGGACACGCCATTGGTCACTACCGGGCCGACGATGGCGTAACCGGCCACGCCGTAGGCGAGCCAGATACCCGCGGCGACGTAGAACACCACATAGGCCAGCGTGGTCCAGCGCGCCACGCGAACAGCGCGGTCGGCGATGATGTGGTCCGCCTTGTACGCCGCCCAGCAGGCGCCGTGCGACAGCAGCATGGTGAGCGACACGAGGCCGGCCATCAGCGCGAACGGATGCAGCAGTTCGAAGAAGCTGCCGTGCCAGCTCATGCGCAGATCGTTGTCGAACTGGAACGGCGCGCCCAGGAACAGGTTGCCGAAGGCTACGCCCGAGATCAGCATCACCACGATGCCGGAACAGGTGAGCACCCAGTCCCACAGAGTGCGCCAGCGCTCGTCATGCACCTTGCCGCGGAAATTGAAGCCCACCGGGCGAAGAATGAGCGCGACCAGCACCAGGAAGATCGCCAGGTACATGCCGGAGAACGACACCGCGTAGAGCTGCGGCCACGCAGCGAACGCCGCGCCGCCGCCGAGCACGAACCACACCTGGTTGCCTTCCCAGGTGGGTTCGATGGTTTCCAGCATGACGAGCCGTTCGTCCTCGGTCTTCCCCAGCACGCGCAGCAACGCCGCGATGCCAAAGTCGAAGCCGTCCATGATGGCGAAGCCGATCAGCAGCACGCCAAGGAGGGCCCACCAGATCACGCGTAGTGTTTCGTAATCGAACATGGCGTTCTCCTCAGGCGTGGGCCGGTGCGTTGGTGGCGGCTCGCGCGGGGTGGGCAGGTGGCCACAGCCCCAGGCCATCGGGCCCCTTCTTGGCGTACTTCACCATCAGCACGGCGTCGATCACGGCCAGTGCGCTGTAGAACAGCACGAAGCCGCCCAGCGAAGTCCATACCTGTCCCGCCGTCACGCTGGATACCCCCAGCGCGGTCGGCAGGATGCCTTCGATGGCCCACGGCTGGCGGCCGTACTCCGCCACGATCCAGCCCAGTTCGGCGGCAAGCCATGGCAGCGGCAGGCTCCACAGGGCGAGCTTGAGCAGCCAGGGGCGCTTGTCGAGCTGCCGCTTGCTGGCTTGCCAGAACATGAAGCCGAACAGCGCGATGAAGTAAAAACCGCAGGCGACCATCAGGCGGAAGGCCCAGAACAGCACGGGTACGTTCGGTATGGTGCTGGCCGCCGCCTTCTGGATGTCCGCCGGTGTCGCCTTGCGCGGATCATCCATGACGCGCTTCAGCAGCAGTGCGTAGCCCATGTCCTTGTCGTGCGCGGCAAGAATGGCCTTGGCCTGCGCATTGTTCTTGTCCTCACGCAGCACCAGCATGGCGTCGTACGCGAGGATGCCGTTGTTGATGCGCCCCTTGGTTTCCTCCACCAGGTTGGCGATGCCGGGGATCGGCTTGTCGATGGAACGCGTGCCGATCAGGCCCATTACCCACGGGATACGCAATGCATAGTGCGTGGTGTGGTTCTCCACGTCGGGTATGCCGAACAGCGTGAACGAGGCGGGCGCCGGTTCGGTTTCCCACATCGCCTCGATCGCGGCCATCTTCATCTTCTGGTTCTCGGACACGGCATAACCCGATTCGTCGCCGAGCACCACCACGGACAGCGCGGCGGCCAGGCCGAAACTCGCCGCCACCGTCATCGAACGCTTGGCGAAATCGATATTGCGTCCCTTCAGCAGGAACCAGGCGCTGATGGACAGCACGAACATCGAGCCCACCACGTAGCCAGCGCTCACCGTGTGTACGAACTTGGCCTGGGCCACGGTGTTGAACATCACCTCGCTGAAGGAGGTCACTTCCATGCGCATGGTTTCGGCATTGAAGGCCGAGCCCACCGGGTTCTGCATCCAGCCGTTGGCGATCAATATCCACAATGCCGAAAGGTTCGTGCCCAGCGCGAGGAACCAGGTGGTGAGCAGGTGCGACACGCGCGACATGCGGTTCCAGCCCATGAAGAACAGGCCAACCAGCGTCGCTTCGAGGAAGAACGCCATCAGGCCCTCGATGGCCAGCGGCGTACCGAACACGTCGCCCACGTAGTGCGCGTAATAGGCCCAGTTCATACCGAACTGGAACTCCATGGTGACGCCGGTGGCGACGCCCATGGCGAAGTTGATGCCGAACAGCACGCCCCAGAACTGCACCATGCGCTTCCAGACTTCGCGCCCGGTCATCACGTAGACGCTCTCCATGATGGCGAGGATCCACACGATGCCCAGCGTCAGCGGCACGAACAGGAAGTGATAGAGCGCGGTCAGCGCGAACTGCAGGCGTGAGAGCGTGACAACATCGGCGTCGATGATCATGGGCTGCCTGCTTGCGGTGAGGTAGAGGAGGACGCCGGCGCGAGCAGGTGCTCGATCGCGGCAGGTCGGGTGTCGGGACGGACGTAATGCGCCGCGACCACCCACCAGATCAACGAAATGAACGCGATCTTGGCGAGCACCAGCAAGATCAGCTTGCGCCCCAGTCGGCGCAGCAGTGGCCTTGGTGGATCGGCGGGAGCCTGGTTTGAACCGGCCGGCCCGACGGACGGCATGAACATGCTTGGAGCCCCTTGCATTGCCTTGGGGCGAGCATACGGAAGGTATGTGAAGTTGTCGTGCGGGACGATGACGCAGCGGTGGATAGCCGCGTGGGCGGAAATGTCACTACGAACGCCCGGCGAACTGTTGTAGGTGTTTCTACCTACGGCCCGCCCGGCGTCACCGGGCAGGCCTCCTGCAGGGTGTTGCGTGCCGCGCGATCAGCCGATCAGCGCAAAGGCGTCGCGCGTGAGATTCTCAGGCGCGCCATCGGTACACACCACATCGTCCTCGATGCGGATGCCGCCATAGGGGCGGAAGCGCTCCACGCGGGCCCAGTCGATATCGCTGGCCACCGGCTTGGCGCGCAGTTCGTCGAGCAGCATGTCGATGAAGTACAGGCCCGGCTCGATCGTCACCACCATGCCCGGTTCGAGCACGCGCGTCATGCGCAGGTAGGGATGGCCCTGCGGGCGTGCGATGGTGCCGCCGGCCTCGGAGGCCTGGAAGCCCGCCACGTCGTGCACCTGCAGGCCGATGGGATGGCCAAGGCCGTGCGGGAAGAACGCGGAAGTGACGCCGGAGGCCACCGCGCTCTCCGCGCTCATGCGGAGAATGCCGTGCTCACGCAGCACATCGGCCAGCACATGGTGCGCGTGGATGTGCAGCTCCGGATAGCTCTGGCCGGCACGTACCTTCGCGACAAAGCCCTGCTGCGCTGCGTCCACGCTGTCGATCAGCGCCTGGAATTCGTCGTGGCCGCGTGCGGCGTAGGTGCGCGTGATATCGCTGGCGTAGCCGGCGGCGCTGGCACCGGCGTCAATCAGGAACGAGCGGCTTTCCGCAGGCGCCTTGCGATCGAAATGGGTGTAGTGAAGCACCGCGCCGTGCTCATTGAGGGCCACGATGCTGGCGTAGGGCAGTTCGGCATCGATCTGGCGCGCGGCGATGAGATACGCCATGTGGATGTCGAACTCACTCTCACCGGCACGGAAGGCCTGCTCCGCAGCATGGTGCGCACGCGTGCCGATGCGGCTCGCCTCACGCATCAGTTCCCGTTCGTACGGCGTCTTGTACGAGCGATGCCAGTGCAGGACGTCGAGAACGGCCTGCGGGTTGTTCGCTTCGGCGCCGGGTACCGCCGGGCATTCGGGACCGAGGATGGCGCGGCGGGTATGGGCGCCGGGCAGCAGGGCCACCGCGTCCGTCGCCTCGCGCACGATCTCGATATCAAAGTGTTCCACCCAGTAGCCCGTCGGCGCCGTTGGTACGACGTGCCAGTAATCCCGGGGCTGCAGATAGATCAGTTTCGGCTTGTGGCCGGGTGTGTAGACGATCCAGCTGCCGGGGGTGTCGGTCAGCGGCAGCCAGTGACGAAAATGCGGGTTGGCGACGAACGGATAGTCCTGGTCGTCGAGGAACTTGCGCAGCGGCGTTCCCGCCGCGATCACCAGGTGATCGAACCCGCCCTTCGCGAGCGCCTTGTCGGCGCGTTCGCGCAGGGTGGCGAGGTGCTGGGGGTAGAGGGTGGCGAGGCGCTCTTGCATGGGGACTCCGGGAGGGGCGCCCTGGTGTTTGGGCGTTGGGGCGAGGGGAGGGTGACATGATGGCGCGTAGGGGGAGGCATCGCCAGTTTTGGGGAGTTCCAGGCGGTGGTGGATGCATGTGGTTCTCGGTCTGCCCTTTTTGAGATGGGCGACGCCGCCACGGATGGGTTGCTGTTTTGATGGTTTTTCCCCTATGGGGTGAGGACTGGGGTGAGGGGCTCGCCCCACGGCTTAAAAAAAGCCGTCATCCCGGCGTTCCACAGGGACTGGCTTCGCGTCGCAGGCCGGAGGCGCTTTTCAACAGCCGCATGGCTGGTCATCCCGTTTCTGTCGCGGTCGGTCGTCGCCTCAGGCGTTACGGCGACCTGGCTCGCCTGCCGCGGGCTTCCGCCCTCCTGCCGGAGGGCGGGTCACTTTTCTTTGCTTGCCCAAAAGATCCCACGGGGACTAGCTTCGCGTCGAAAGTAACCCAAGGAAAGGGCCCCCCGGATGACGCGCCTTCCGGGCCTACGGCCCGGAAGGTTCGCGGTCGGGTTCCGGGCTTTTCGGCGGGGCATCCTGCCCCGTCGAAAAGTGCCAGGGATCCCTCCCTGACACCCCTGCGGGGCCTGATCTCCACCCGCCCGCCGCGTCATACGGGGACCCGGTAGGTCAAAAGCCAAAAACTAAAAACTAAAAACCGAAGCAAGAAGCCGAGCCGTTGGCGAAGCATCCAAAGAGGCGAGTCCCTTGTGGGAGCGCACCCTGTGCGCGACTGGAGCGTCTCGTAGTCACCGCTCCGTTAGGTTGTCGCGCACAGGGTGCGCTCCCACAGAAAAGAGAAAAGCGGGCGACCGTGCGGGTCCCGACCACGCCAAAGCGAAGCGAGGGGCTGCTTTAAGTCCTCATCGCCCTGGCGCGTTGCGAAGCGCTTGGAACTACCCGCTGTGTAGAGGCGAAGGTTGCCAAGCAACGACGTGCTTCACGCGCTCAGGCTTATCCCCACAGAATGCTGCCAGCTCTGGCTCTTCAGGCCATTTTCTTTGGGTTACTTTTCTTTTGGGCCAGCAAAAGAAAAGTGACTCGGCCTTCGGCAGAAGGTCGAAACGCCCGCTGCGTAAGCGGCCCGATCGCGGGATCGCACGAGGCGACAACCAACCGCAAAGTCACTGGATCCCGGCCTGCGCCGGGATGACGGTGCTTATGAAACCGTGAGGCTCGATTGCGAGCCCCCTAAAGGCCTCGCGCTTGCCTGACTCAGACGAGGACCCCCGTCCAGGACCTATCGCACCAAGTCCAGGACCCTTCGCACAAAGAACACCCCAAAACCCAACACCGAAACAGGCAGCACAAACCTAATCCCTCTCCGGCTGCTCCAGCCACGCATCCAGCAACGCCGCATCCGCATCATCGATCGCCACGATGCGATACCCCGCCCATACCTGCCCGGGGCTGGCCGCGGCCTCATGCCATTGCTCCTGGATACCCACCTCGATGTTCTGCGGCGCACTGCCCAGCCCGGGCAGGGCAAGGCTCACCTGGTAGATCGCCTCGCTGCGCGGTGGGTGCGTGCTGATCAGCAGCATGCCGTTGGCGGAGAGGTTGCCCAGGTGGCCGACGGGCTGGCCGGTGACCACGTCGGTGACGACAGCGGTGAAATTGGCGCGCTTGCGCAGGGCGCGGCGCTGGTCGATGGATGCCACGTTGTCGCTCACGTCGATGCTCCGGGGCGCGAGGGGCTGCCATGGCCGCTGGTGAGCTGGCGCAATTGGCTGGTCAGTGCATGCCAGGCGCGGTCGAGCAGGGTTTCCTTCACCGGCGGCATTTCACGCACGCGGCCGCGGGCCATTTCATGGGCGAGTTGTTCCAGCGTGATTTCCTGACTGCGAAGGCCGCGGCGGGTGACGAACAGGCTGTTGCCGGACACGGGCGAATACCACGCCAGCTTGCGCTGGCTGACGCGGCCGTTGGCCGGGTCGATGAATTCGAACCAACTGCCAAAGGGCAACTGGCGCAGGCGCTGGCGAATGCGGTGTTCGGGCGATTCCGGTGATGGCATGGGCGCCGACGGTGCCGGTACCGGCGCAGGAGCCTCCGTGACGCTGTTTTCGCCGAGCCGCTGGTGTTGCTTGAGCTTGAGTGCAAGCTCGGTGGTCGTGGTGGCGGTTTCGTGGCGGGCGGCGCTGGCGGCGGGAATGCCCAGCAGGCGTTGCGCGACCTGCACGGCTTCCTCGGTATGCATGCCGATCTGTTGCAGGCCTGCCTCTACCTCGGCCTGCAGCAGGTGGCGATCGGCCACGGGTTGTTGGCCCAGCAGCTGGTCGGTGATACGCAGGCGCAGCGAAAAGGCTTCGCTGTCTTCACCGTGGCGCAGCAGCGTCAGTGCCAGCACGTCGGACCAGGCCCGTTCCAGCAGCGTGCGCAGCAGGCCGCGCGGGTTGCATGTCTCGAAGCGTTCCGTCATCAGTTCGGCGGCGCGGTGGCGGGCCTGCTCCAGACGTTCGCGGCCTTGCATGGCTTCCACCTGGCGTCGTTCGGCGATCTGCGCCTTGCGGTTGAGCAGGCCAAGGTGATGTTCGATGTCGGCCAGCAGGCTGGTGTAGAGGCCAGTGCTGGGCGGTTCGCGGCGGGCGCGCTCCACCAGCTGGGTGAGCTTGGCCTCGAGCGTTCGATCGATGTCGCCCTCGGGACCATCCAGCCAGTCGTTGGCCGCTTCGGTGACCACGCCGAGCAATTTGCGCGCGGGGTGCTCGCTCTGGTTGAAGAAGCCCTGGTCGGCCACGGCGAGGCGCAACAGCGGCAACTGCAGGTCACCGAGCAGGGAATGCGCATTGCCCCGGTTGTGCAGTTGACGGTCCATCTGCTCGAACAGCATGGCCACAAGTTCCACCGTGTCGTCCTGCTCATCGGTGAGGTGCATCGGCGTGGAGCCTTGCGGCCGCCCCGTGTTGAGCTGTGTCACCAGTTCCTCGCGCAGGGCCTGTGCGCTGAGCAGTTCGCGGCGCGCCTGGTCGGCGATGTCGCTGACGTGCAATTGCAGGGCGTCCAGCGCCAGTTGCAGTTCTTCGGGCGTGGCGGTACGGCCGCCACCCTGGTCAATCAGCGCGCCCTGTCCTGCGCGATGCTGCGCAAGCATCTCGCGCAGGTTGTCGAGTACGGCGATGTTGTCGGTGCGGGCGGGCGTGCTGCTGGCCGGCGTCGAGGGGGCGGGCGGCTGGCGCTGGAATGTTGCCGGCGGGCTGTCGTTGGCGATGGTGCGCGGCTGCCGGTCCATCTGCGTGCGCGGCGCGATGGGAAACGCACGCAGCTGCGACAGGATGCCGTCGGCACGCAGGTGCTCATTGACCGTGTCGTACAGCGTCGCCAGGCTCTGTACCACTGCCACGTCGAAGCTCTGCAGGAGCAGCAGTCGATGCTCCACGGGCAGATCCACTTGTGCCACCGCCGAGCGGAATGCCGATGCCAGGGCATGTGGCCCCAGCGGCAAATGCTCGCCTTCCAGCGGTGGCTGGCCTACCAGCACGGCGAAGCGATAGCCCAGCTCGAACAGCGACGTGCCGTGGCGGGCTTCACCGCGAGCCACCAGTTTGTCCATGGCCGCCGTCTGCTCGTGTTCGGTCGTATCGAGCAGTTCGAGAGGGCGGCGTGGCGTATCGGCATGCACATGTGGGTCGGTCGC
This genomic interval from Dyella japonica A8 contains the following:
- a CDS encoding cytochrome ubiquinol oxidase subunit I, with product MIDADVVTLSRLQFALTALYHFLFVPLTLGIVWILAIMESVYVMTGREVWKRMVQFWGVLFGINFAMGVATGVTMEFQFGMNWAYYAHYVGDVFGTPLAIEGLMAFFLEATLVGLFFMGWNRMSRVSHLLTTWFLALGTNLSALWILIANGWMQNPVGSAFNAETMRMEVTSFSEVMFNTVAQAKFVHTVSAGYVVGSMFVLSISAWFLLKGRNIDFAKRSMTVAASFGLAAALSVVVLGDESGYAVSENQKMKMAAIEAMWETEPAPASFTLFGIPDVENHTTHYALRIPWVMGLIGTRSIDKPIPGIANLVEETKGRINNGILAYDAMLVLREDKNNAQAKAILAAHDKDMGYALLLKRVMDDPRKATPADIQKAAASTIPNVPVLFWAFRLMVACGFYFIALFGFMFWQASKRQLDKRPWLLKLALWSLPLPWLAAELGWIVAEYGRQPWAIEGILPTALGVSSVTAGQVWTSLGGFVLFYSALAVIDAVLMVKYAKKGPDGLGLWPPAHPARAATNAPAHA
- the cydB gene encoding cytochrome d ubiquinol oxidase subunit II; protein product: MFDYETLRVIWWALLGVLLIGFAIMDGFDFGIAALLRVLGKTEDERLVMLETIEPTWEGNQVWFVLGGGAAFAAWPQLYAVSFSGMYLAIFLVLVALILRPVGFNFRGKVHDERWRTLWDWVLTCSGIVVMLISGVAFGNLFLGAPFQFDNDLRMSWHGSFFELLHPFALMAGLVSLTMLLSHGACWAAYKADHIIADRAVRVARWTTLAYVVFYVAAGIWLAYGVAGYAIVGPVVTNGVSNPLYKQVAHGSSWFASYMEHPSFWLAPVLALAGAIGVQLTVGKKGLGCFITSSLMVAGTILSAGFALFPFLLPSRLDPRSSLTVWDASSSKGTLGLMLAMTVIFMPLIIIYTSWVYRVMRGRVTLDHVRQSGHGY
- the pepQ gene encoding Xaa-Pro dipeptidase; protein product: MQERLATLYPQHLATLRERADKALAKGGFDHLVIAAGTPLRKFLDDQDYPFVANPHFRHWLPLTDTPGSWIVYTPGHKPKLIYLQPRDYWHVVPTAPTGYWVEHFDIEIVREATDAVALLPGAHTRRAILGPECPAVPGAEANNPQAVLDVLHWHRSYKTPYERELMREASRIGTRAHHAAEQAFRAGESEFDIHMAYLIAARQIDAELPYASIVALNEHGAVLHYTHFDRKAPAESRSFLIDAGASAAGYASDITRTYAARGHDEFQALIDSVDAAQQGFVAKVRAGQSYPELHIHAHHVLADVLREHGILRMSAESAVASGVTSAFFPHGLGHPIGLQVHDVAGFQASEAGGTIARPQGHPYLRMTRVLEPGMVVTIEPGLYFIDMLLDELRAKPVASDIDWARVERFRPYGGIRIEDDVVCTDGAPENLTRDAFALIG